The Coleofasciculaceae cyanobacterium genomic sequence CTAAATCTAAATGATGGTCAAGTTACTAGAACAGAGAATGTGGATCCTTATGCTGTATTCGGTGACAATGGTGGGGATTATTTCAAAGCAGGAATTGATTTGCAGGGGGAAAACACCATCGCTTTTGAGATGTATTCCCAGGATGAACTCGGCGGCGAAATGCTTGGCAGCATGAATATAAACTTCTCGGTCGTCTAAGCATCCCTGGTTTCGACAGTCCGTTGATAGCTAACTCAAACTTCTGAAGGTAGAACTTTGGTTGGGTATCAACGGAGAAACTGTGTTTTCTTTTTTATTTTACGTTTTTTTAGCTGGAGCTACTTATAATTCTTCGTAGGTTGGGAAGCACAATTGGGAAGTCAGCTGTACACCGCTCTCGAAAGCAAGCGGTGTCTACACCAACTGCATTTCGCGGTTAAACAACAGATTTAAATGCTGCTTGGAGACTGGCGACTGCTTGAGGTTTAAAAGGTGCAGCTAATTGCCAAAATTGGGGATTAACTTTTCTTTTGGCTGCCAGTCTTTCACGAGCATAGTCAATTAACATCTCGGACAATTGCTCGTTATTACGCTGTTTTAAACCGTAAATAGGAAGAAGAGGACTACCGACGAACAGAGCTTTAAGCACCATCTGATTCCAGGCTAAATCATCTAAATATTGGGCGGGATAGGGATTGTATAAAGCGATCGCATTAAACACCGAGGTTATGTTACTGCGAATTCCTTCAGCAGCACGGAGTTTAAAATTTTCTGGCTCGGGTAACAATGGCAAACTTTGATATAAAGCGATCGCTTCTTTCACGTCTGCTGCTGCAAAAATTTTATCTAAGGTGGCTACATATTTGTATTTATCTTCATGGGAAAAAGCTAAAATCAACAAAGTACGACCAGCCTGGTTTACAGTCCAATTAGTTGGATTCCATCCTGGTATTATGTCATCTGCTGCTTGTAATTGCTCAGTCGATAATTCCAGTTTTTGCTTTTCTAGATAGCGCGATGCCTGACTAAAAGCAATAAATAGAGTTTTTTCTGCCGCATTTCGCTTAATTTCTGCTTGTTTCCCCTCTAACCAGACCAAACTTTCTTTAGAGGTTTGTGTTTTTAACCAGTTATCTAATAAAGCGGAAATTTTATTTATTTTAAGATAAGTTTCAGTTGACATGGTTTGATTAATAAGTTGGACATCAATAATTAATATAGTCATATTAATTGTGCCAACAGCCAATATTTGAAATAATTTTTAGTTTAGATTTTAGATAGTTTAGTTTTTCATTAGTTTAATAAGTTTAGATTACTAAAACCAAAATTTTTTATTGGTTGCGATCGCAAAAAACTGTTTATAATACTATTAAGAAAGGCGATATGCAGCTTATTAAATTTACTCAATCTTTTTTTCCTTAATAAAAACCCCAAAAAATCGCCACTCAAGTATTATCTAACCTAATCTTTGACAAAATATCCCAATTTTTA encodes the following:
- a CDS encoding EboA family metabolite traffic protein, with the translated sequence MTILIIDVQLINQTMSTETYLKINKISALLDNWLKTQTSKESLVWLEGKQAEIKRNAAEKTLFIAFSQASRYLEKQKLELSTEQLQAADDIIPGWNPTNWTVNQAGRTLLILAFSHEDKYKYVATLDKIFAAADVKEAIALYQSLPLLPEPENFKLRAAEGIRSNITSVFNAIALYNPYPAQYLDDLAWNQMVLKALFVGSPLLPIYGLKQRNNEQLSEMLIDYARERLAAKRKVNPQFWQLAAPFKPQAVASLQAAFKSVV